Below is a window of Tistrella mobilis DNA.
CTCCTCAAGCCCCTCGGCGATCAGCCGGCCGGGCTCGCCATCGGAAATGGCGTGATAGTCGTCAGGGCCGCGGCCATAGAGCATCGGCAGGGTGGCGGTGTCGAAACGGCGCTCGAAGCCGCCCAGCACCCAGCTGCCCGGCACGGCCATCTCGACACTGCCCTGACGCAGGGCCTTGGCCACGTTCACGTCCTTGAACAGCTGGCCGCTGTGATAGACCGTGGCATTGAGCGTGCTGCCGGACTGCTCTTTCAGCCGCTCGGCGAATTCCTGCACCCAGACCGTGCGGACATGGGTGGGCGAGGTGTCGAGCGAAATCCGGAAGTCGACGGTATCCGCCGCATATGCGGCCCCCATGGCAACCGTCCAGGCGAGCACGGCGCCGGCACCGGCCGCTCCCCAGCGTGAAAACGTCATCATTTCCTCCTGGCATGACCGCGCCGTGAACCGGCGTCTGGTACCGATGCGGATCGCATCCCATCATGGGTGCCTCACATGCACAGGCATGATCTCCCCCTGCCCGGCCGTTGGCGCGACCGGGTTGATATCTGTCGTATTTTCAGGGAGATGCCTGCCAGTGACGCATCGCTGCGGCACCCGCATCGTTCAGAAAGAACTGTAGGCGCCGCCATGCCGGGGCGTCCAGATGTTCATCGTGGATGTGAAGACGGTATCATATACGTGATGGAATGGCGGGCGGACGAAACGCAACGACCCGCCGCGGCAGCGCCGGGGCGGGTCGTAAGGACAGTCGGTCGGTCTCGGGTCAGAGGCGGTGGATCACACCCCGGCGCGTATCCACTCCGCCGCCTTCTCGGCCATCATCAGGGTCGGCGAGTTGGTGTTGCCGCTGGTGATGGTCGGCATGGCGCCGGCATCCACCACGCGCAGGCCGCGCATGCCGCGGAGCTGGAAATGCGGGTCGAGCACGGCATCCGGATCGTCGGCCCGGCCCATGCGGGTGGTGCCGACGGGGTGGAAGATGGTCGAGGCGATGTCGCCGGCCAGCTTCGCCAGCTGCTCGTCGGTCTGGTACTGCACGCCCGGCTTCCATTCTTCCGGCTGGAAGCGCGCCAGCGCCGACTGGCCGCAGATCCGGCGGGTGACGCGCAGGGAATCCGCCGCCACCTTGCGGTCCTCTTCGGTCGACAGGTAATTGGGCGCGATCAGCGGCGCGTCCTCGAACCGGCCGCTGCGGATGGTGACCGAGCCGCGGCTTGTGGGGTTCAGGTTGCAGACGCTGGCGGTGAAGGCGTCGAAATCGTGCAGCGGCTCGCCGAAAGCATCCAGGCTGAGCGGCTGGACATGGAACTGGATGTTGGCGGCGTTCTTCTCAGGGGACGAGCGGGTAAAGGCGCCCAGCTGCGAAGGCGCCATGCTCATCGGCCCGGTGCGCTTCAGCGCGTATTCAAGCCCGATGCTGGCCTTGCCGATCAGATTGCCGGCGATGGTGTTGAGCGTGCGCGTGCCCTTCACCTTGAACACCGAGCGGATCTGCAGATGGTCTTGCAGATTGGCGCCGACGCCCGGCAGATCATGCACCACCTCGATGCCGTGGCGGGCCAGCAGGGCCGCAGGCCCGATGCCCGACAGCTGCAGGATCTGCGGCGAACCGATGGCCCCCGAGGACAGCACCACCTCGGATTTCGCCGTCACGGTCTTGCGCTGGCCGTCCTGGACCAGCTCCACCCCGGTGCAGCGCAGATGGCCGTCGGCATCGCGGCCGGTCAGCAGCCGTGCCACCTGGGCCTTGGTCCAGACCGTCAGATTGGGCCGGTTCAGCGCCGGGCGCAGAAAGGCCTTGGCGGCGTTCCAGCGCCAGCCATTGCGCTGGTTGACCTCGAAATAGCCGACGCCTTCATTGTCGCCGCGATTGAAATCCCCGGTCGCCGGCAGCCCGGCCTGCACCGCCGCTTCCGCCCAGGCGTCCAGAATGTCCCAGCGCAGGCGCTGGCGTTCCACCCGCCATTCGCCGCCATGGCCGTGCAACTCGTCGCCACCCTTGTGGTGATCCTCGTGGCGCTTGAAATAGGGCAGCACCTGATCCCAGTCCCAGGCCTCCTCGCCGGTGATTTCCGACCACTGGCGATAGTCGCGGGCCTGGCCGCGCATATAGATCATGCCGTTGATGCTGGAACAGCCGCCCAGCACCTTGCCGCGCGGATAGCGCAGCACCCGGCCGTTCAGCCCGGCATCCGGCTCGGTCTGGAAGCACCAGTCGGTGCGCTTGTTGCCGATGCAGTACAGATAGCCGACCGGCACATGGATCCAGATATAGTCGTCCTTGCCGCCGGCCTCGATCAGCAGCACGCGGCGGCCGGGATCGGCGCTCAGCCGGTTGGCGAGCAGGCAGCCGGCCGTTCCGGCACCGACGATGATCGTGTCGAAGGCGGGGGTGGTGGTCATGCGTTTCTTTCCGGCCTGACGTTCTTAGGGGGCGTGTCACTCCTGACCCAGGAATAGTCCCCCCGGGCATGGTTTTCCAGATGAGTATTGCAACATCCGGACCCTGCAAAGCCGCACAGCGATCGCGAAACATGCGCGGTTGGTCCTCTTCACGCACGAAAACGCCCGGATGCCGCGCGACATCCGGGCGATTCTTAGTCCGCCGCCCTGGCCGCGTCAGCCGCGCGGCGCCAGCATCCGGAAAGCCTCGTCCAGAAGATGCGGCGTGTGCTGGCCGGCGGCACCCGCCCGCGCGCGGGCGAAGTAGTCATTCAGCGCCGGGCGGAAGCCGGGATGGGCGCAGTTGTCGATGATCACCCGTGCCCGCTGCTTGGGCGACAGGCCGCGCAGATCCGCCAGCCCCTGTTCGGTGACGATCACCTGAACATCGTGTTCAGTATGGTCGACATGGGTCGCCATCGGCACGATCGCCGACAGCGTGCCGCCCTTGGCCGTGGACGGGGTCATGAAGATCGACAGATAGCCGTTGCGGGCGAAATCGCCCGAGCCGCCGATGCCGTTCATGATCCGGGTGCCGCGGATATGGGTGGAGTTGACGTTGCCGTAGATATCGGCCTCGATCATGCCGTTCATGGCGATCACGCCCAGCCGGCGGATGACCTCGGGGTGGTTGGAGATTTCCTGCGGGCGCAGCACGACATGCCGCTTCAGCGCCTCGGCTTCGTCGTTGAAGATCCGGGTCGCCTCGGGGCTGAGCGACAGGCCGGTGGCCGAGGCCAGCGTCATCCTGCCAGATCGGATCAGCTCCAGCATGCCGTCCTGCAGCACCTCGGTATAGGCGGTCAGCCCCTCGAAGGGGCCCGATCCCAGCCCCGCCATCACCGCATTGGCGACATTGCCCACGCCCGACTGCAACGGCAGCAGGCCGCGCGGCAGGCGGCCGCGGGCGATTTCGTGTTCGAAGAATTCCAGGATATGGCCGGCGATCGCCTGCGAGGTGGCATCGGGCGGGGAGAAGGCGGTGTTGCGGTCGGGGCCGTGGGTTTCCACCACCGCCACCACCTTGGCCGGATCCACCGAAAACACCGGCTGGCCGATCCGGTCGCCGGCGGCCAGGATCGGGATCGGCATGCGGTGCGGCGGCAGGCGGGTGCCGTAATAGATGTCGTGCATGCCCCGAAGCGCGGGGTTCTGCCAGGCATTGACCTCGATGATCACCTTGTCGGCCAGGTCGATCCAGGTCTTGTTGTTGCCGATGGAGGTGGAGGGCACCAGCGTGCCGTCCTCCAGAATTTCCGTCACCTCGATGACGGCCACATCCAGCTTGCCCAGAAAGCCGAACCAGACGAACTGGGCCACATGGCTCAGATGGATGTCGATATACTCCATCCGCCCGCTATTGATCTCTTCCCGGCAGACCGGATCGGACTGATAGGGCAGGCGCAGCTCGATCCCCCTGGCCTTGGCCAGTGCGCCATCCAGCTCGGGCGCGGTCGAGGCACCGGTCCAGACCCCGATCCTGAACGGCCGGCCGGCGGCATGCTCGGCCTCGATCCGCCGCGCCAGTGCCTGGGGCACCGCCTTGGGATAGCCGGACCCGGTAAAACCGCTCATGCCGACATTGGCGCCGGGCGGCACCAGCGCCGCGGCATCATCGGCCGACATGATCTTCGAACGGAAGGCGGCGGCGCGGATGGTCTGCTCAGTGCTCACGGGTATTGTCCGTCTGCGGGTGGGGCGAATTCCGCAGAACGGTATATCAACCGGGGGAACCCCGGTCCATGGTCGTTATGCCGCAGGGTCGGTACGCCAGCCGCACCGCCTTCGCACCCGCCGCCCCGGTAAGACATGACACCCGGATCACTCCGTCGCCCGGCATTGCACGGCCGCACGGCGGTCGGCCGTCCAGGTGGCATCACGGCCCTTGCCGCGGAGTTCGTGCCGGGGAGTGGCATACCAGATGCCCGAAGCCGCGACCTTCTGCGGCAGGACCAGAGGCGCGCCGTCGCCGGCGGACACGACCGCGCGGCTGTCCTCAAGCGTCGGCCCGTTCATGAAGCGCACGTTGAGACGGGCACCATCATCGCACACATAAGTCGTCGTGTAGATGCTGTGTGCATCTTTAGAGGGTTCGCTCGCCACCAGCGGCAGAGGTGGCGGCAGGTCGCGTTCAGCAGCACAACCGGCAGTCATACCGATCAGAATGACGAGCAGGGCCGAGCGGCCGCAGATCAGGGATGACATGAACGGAAGCCTCTTTTGCGATCCCCGGTCAGCAGACCCGGTCCGGGGCACGGACGCAGGCGCAGCCCTGAAATGCTCACCGAGATGGATCGATCGCGGGATGATCAGGCCGCAGTGCAGTCGGTCACCCGCCCCGCGACCATCCAGGCCGCCCCCTTGCCCCTGAGCAGCAGGGCGTTGCGGTTGGTCTCATAGCGGCCGGCCTCCACCGCCGGCAGGATCAGCGCTTCGCCGTCACTGGTGCGGATGACGGCATGATCGGGTTCATAGCGAACCTTCAGAGCCGAGCCGTCGGCGCAGGTGAATTGCGCCGACCATGGGCCGGACATCTGCGCGAAAGAGGATGTGTCGGAACGGCCCCCTCCGCAGCCGGCCAGAAGAATACAGGACGTGACGGCGAAGACGGTGGTCCTGAGCACGGACAACCTCCGATCAGCGGTGGGAGAAGCATAGGGACCCCACCAGCAAAACGGTTTTCCGCCGCCACCGCCAGCATCCTTTACGGGAAAGAAACGTGACAGATCAATAAAGCGTGCCGAGCGCCTCCCGCGTGAAGGCCTGAAGTTCGGTCGTGCGGCCGTCGCGGATCTTGGCGACCCAGTCCGGATCCTTCAGCAGCGCCCGGCCGACCGCGACCAGATCGAACTCGTCGCGCTCGAAACGTTCGACCAGCCCGTCGAGGGAGGCAGGCTCCGAGCCCTCGCCGCGGAAGGCGGCGACGAATTCGCCCGAGAGGCCGACGGAACCCACGGTGATGGTGGGTTTGCCGGTCAGCTTGCGTGCCCAGCCGGCGAAATTCAGGTCGGAGCCTTCGAATTCCGGCTCCCAGAAACGGCGCTGCGAGCAGTGGAAGACATCGGCGCCGGCATCGGCCATCGGCTCCAGCCAGGCGGCCATCTCGTCGGGGGTGGCGGCAAGACGCGCGGTGAAATCCTGCTGCTTCCACTGCGACAGGCGGATGATCACCGGATAATCGGGGCCGACCGCGGCGCGCACCGCCTTCAGGATCTCGACCGCAAAACGGCTGCGCTCAGGCAGCGTGGCGCCGCCCCAGCCGTCGCTGCGCTCGTTGGTGCCCGACCAGAAGAACTGGTCGATCAGATAGCCATGGGCGCCGTGCAGTTCGATCGCATCGAAGCCCAGGCGCTGCGCATCGGCGGCGGCCTGCGCGAAGGCCGCGATGGTGTCGGCGATCGCCGCCTCGGTCATCGGCTCGGTGAAGCGCTTGCCGGGGGAAGACAGGCCCGAGGGGCTGTCGATCGGCCCGGGGGCCTTCCAGTCGGTCATCGGGTTGCGGGCCGAGCCCACATGCCAGAGCTGCGGCGCCATCAACCCGCCCGCGGCATGGACCTCGTCGATCACCCGCTTCCAGCCGGCCAGCTCTGCCTCACCCCAGAAGCGCGGCACGTTGGGATCGTTGAGCGAGGCCGGCCGGGCGACGCCGGTGCCTTCCGAAATGATCAACCCCACCCCGCCTTCGGCGCGACGGCGGTAATAGGCCGCCACATCCTCGTTGACGATGCCGCCCGGCGAGAAGGACCGGGTCATCGGCGCCATGACGATGCGGTTGGGCAGATGCAGGGGCCCCAGATCGAAGGGGCGGAACAGGATTTCGGTATCGGCCATCGGGCGGGCGTCGCTCTTGTCTGAGGTGAGGCGTGAGGCGTAAGGCGGCGAGCGGATCAGCGAAACCGGGGATCTGGCCACCAGGGATAGAAATCGGGCATGTCGGTGGAGACCTTCGCCGGGAAGGCGGCGGGGCGCTTTTCCAGGAAGGCGGTCACGCCCTCGGTCACGTCTTCCGTCTTGCCGCGCGAAACGATGGCGCGGCTGTCGACGCGGTGCGCCTCCATCGGATGATCGGCGGTGTGCAGACGCCACATCATCTGGCGGGCCAGCGCCACCGAAACCGGGGCGGTGTTGTCGGCAATCTCGCGCGCCAGCGCGCGGGCGGCGGGCATCAGATCGTCGGGCGCGTGCAGCGAGCGCACCAGCCCGCGGCTCAGCGCCTCGTCGGCACCGAAGACCCGGCCGGTATAAACCCATTCCAGCGCGGTCTGCATGCCGACCAGCCGGGGCAGGAACCAGGACGAGCACGCCTCGGGCGTGATGCCGCGGCGGGCGAAGACGAAGCCGAAACGCGCGGCGGTCGAGGCAAGCCGGATGTCCATGGCCAGCTGCATGGTGGCGCCCACGCCCACCGCGGCGCCGTTCACCGCCGAGATGACCGGTTTCAGGCTGTCATAGATGCGCAGCGTCACCTGGCCGCCGCCATCGCGATGCACGCCGGCGATCTGGTTCTTGCGCCCGGCATGGCGATCGAAATCGAAGGTATCGCCGCCGCTGTCCAGATCGGCACCGGCACAGAAAGCCCGGCCCGATCCGGTCACGATCACCGCCCGCACATCGTCGTCGGCATCGGTCACGTCGAAGAGGTGCAGCAGGTCGTACATCATGGCCGAGGTGAAGGTGTTCATCTTCTCGGGCCGGTTAAAGGTCGCGATCGCGACCCCGTCCTCGACCGCATAATCGAGGGTCCGGAACTCGGGCAGCTTCGGCGAAGCGGACATCGGGCGCAATCCTCCGGTCTGTTTCTTGTCGTGGCGCATATCCTCGCCCGCGACGCCGGCCGCGGCAACATAATTCGAACGGTCGTTTCATGGCCGCGGAGCGGAGCAGACCCCGCAGCCCGCGCCCCCCGACCAAGGTCCATATGACGCAACAGATCGCGTGGCGTGACCCGAACGGCCATTGCCGACTGGGGGCCCGGTGCATACCTTCGGCCGGAACGTCACGCTGCGGAACAAGCGGCGGACCGTCACTCGTGAACCGGGGGAGACATAACCGATGACCCAGTCCTGGGCCGATGCGGCTGCGGGCTTCGATTTCGAAGCGATGCTGCGCCAGTCGCTGGCCGGCGATCTTGCCGCGATGAATGCCTGCGTGGAATGCTGCGACGCCCATGCCGCCGCAGATCCCGACCGCGTGGCGCTGCGCTATGAAAGCCGCGATGGTCATGGCGGCACCATGACCTTCGGTGCGCTGAAGGAGGCCGCCGGCCGCTTCGCCAATCTGCTGGCGGCGCATGGCATCGGTGCCGGCGACCGGGTGGGCGGGCTGCTGCCGCGGGTGCCGGAACTGCTGGTCACCATTCTGGGCACCTGGCGGGCGGGTGCGGTTTATCAGCCGCTGTTCACCGCCTTCGGCCCCAAGGCCATCGAGCACCGCACGGCCACCGCCGGCACGAAGCTGATCGTCACCGACGCCCAGAACCGCGACAAGCTGAACGAGCTGAGCGTGCCCGCGACCATCGCGGTCATCCGCGGCGGCGCCGGCGCCGGCGATCTGGATTTCGACGCGGAACTCGCCGCACAGAGCCCGGATTTCGCGCCGGTCATGCGCCAGGGCGAAGATCCCTTCCTGATCATGTTCACCTCGGGCACCACCGGCCCGGCCAAGCCGGTGATGGTGCCGCTGCGCGCGATCGCCGCCTTCAAGGGCTATATGCAGCTGGCGGTGGGGCTGCGCGCCGACGACGTGTTCTGGAACATCGCCGATCCGGGCTGGGCCTATGGCCTGTATTACGCCGTCACCGGCCCGCTCTCGCTCGGCATCGCCACCACCTTCTATGACGGGCCGTTCACGGCCGAGAGCACCTATGGGCTGATCGCGAAGCTGGGCGTCACCAATCTGGCTGGCGCCCCCACCGCCTATCGCCTGCTGCTGGCGGCGGGGCCAGAGCTGGCGGCACCGGTGAAGGGCCGGCTGCGCGCCGTCTCCAGCGCCGGCGAGCCGCTGAACCCCGAGGTGATCCGCTGGTTCGCCGAACATCTGGGCACGGTGATCCACGATCATTACGGCCAGACCGAACTCGGCATGGTGCTGTGCAACCATCATGATCTGGACCATCCGGTCCAGGCCGGCGCCGCGGGCTTCGCCGTGCCCGGCCACCGCATCGTGGTGGTGGACGAAGACACGCTGGAAGAACTGCCCGTGGGCCAGCCCGGCATCCTGGCGGTCGACCGCGAAAACTCGCCGCAATTCTGGTTCCAGGGCTATTGGAACATGCCGACCAGGTCGCTGCGCGGCCGCTATTACCTGTCAGGTGATACGGTGGAGCTGAACGAAGACGGCAGCATCGCCTTCGTCGGCCGGTCGGACGACGTCATCACCTCGTCGGGCTATCGCATCGGGCCCTTCGATGTGGAAAGCGCGCTGATCGAGCACAAGGCGGTGGTGGAGACCGCCGTGGTCGGCAAGCCCGATCCGGAACGCACCGAGATCGTGAAAGCCTTCGTGGTGCTGAAGCCGGCTTACGAGCCGACGCCCGAGCTTGCCGAGGAACTGCGCCGCCATGTCCGCGCCCGGCTGTCGGCCCATGCCTATCCGCGCGAGATCGAATTCGTCGACGAGCTGCCCAAAACGCCGAGCGGCAAGCTGCAGCGCTTCATCCTGCGCAACCAGGAAAAGGCGAAGGCGGAGGCCGGCGCCTGACGGCAGCGTCGCATCCATGACCCGGCCCGGCTCCTTATTCAGGGGCCGGGCCGCTTCCGTTCAGACCGCTTCCGTTCAGAGCGCGCCCTGATACTCGCCCCGGGCCGGATAATCGGCCTTGATCACGAAATCGAGTGCCGCCAGCAGTTCTTTCGCCGGCGGCCGGGCGAAGGGCATGGTCTGGACCGACATGTAATAGAGCGTGCCGTCGGCGCGGACCAGGAACAGGCCCGGTTCCGAGAACAGCGCCGGTTCCTCGATGCCGATCGAGGTGGTGCCGCGGCCGGCGGAGATATAGAGCCCCCAGGCCCGGGCGGTGGCAAGGTCCAGCCCATGGCCCAGACGCAGGGCCGAAACGCCCGCGCGTTCGGCCATCTGCCGGGCGCGATCGGCATCATCGGACGAGATCGCGATCAGCTCCACCCCGCGGGCGGCGAAA
It encodes the following:
- a CDS encoding GMC family oxidoreductase: MTTTPAFDTIIVGAGTAGCLLANRLSADPGRRVLLIEAGGKDDYIWIHVPVGYLYCIGNKRTDWCFQTEPDAGLNGRVLRYPRGKVLGGCSSINGMIYMRGQARDYRQWSEITGEEAWDWDQVLPYFKRHEDHHKGGDELHGHGGEWRVERQRLRWDILDAWAEAAVQAGLPATGDFNRGDNEGVGYFEVNQRNGWRWNAAKAFLRPALNRPNLTVWTKAQVARLLTGRDADGHLRCTGVELVQDGQRKTVTAKSEVVLSSGAIGSPQILQLSGIGPAALLARHGIEVVHDLPGVGANLQDHLQIRSVFKVKGTRTLNTIAGNLIGKASIGLEYALKRTGPMSMAPSQLGAFTRSSPEKNAANIQFHVQPLSLDAFGEPLHDFDAFTASVCNLNPTSRGSVTIRSGRFEDAPLIAPNYLSTEEDRKVAADSLRVTRRICGQSALARFQPEEWKPGVQYQTDEQLAKLAGDIASTIFHPVGTTRMGRADDPDAVLDPHFQLRGMRGLRVVDAGAMPTITSGNTNSPTLMMAEKAAEWIRAGV
- a CDS encoding acetyl-CoA hydrolase/transferase family protein; the protein is MSTEQTIRAAAFRSKIMSADDAAALVPPGANVGMSGFTGSGYPKAVPQALARRIEAEHAAGRPFRIGVWTGASTAPELDGALAKARGIELRLPYQSDPVCREEINSGRMEYIDIHLSHVAQFVWFGFLGKLDVAVIEVTEILEDGTLVPSTSIGNNKTWIDLADKVIIEVNAWQNPALRGMHDIYYGTRLPPHRMPIPILAAGDRIGQPVFSVDPAKVVAVVETHGPDRNTAFSPPDATSQAIAGHILEFFEHEIARGRLPRGLLPLQSGVGNVANAVMAGLGSGPFEGLTAYTEVLQDGMLELIRSGRMTLASATGLSLSPEATRIFNDEAEALKRHVVLRPQEISNHPEVIRRLGVIAMNGMIEADIYGNVNSTHIRGTRIMNGIGGSGDFARNGYLSIFMTPSTAKGGTLSAIVPMATHVDHTEHDVQVIVTEQGLADLRGLSPKQRARVIIDNCAHPGFRPALNDYFARARAGAAGQHTPHLLDEAFRMLAPRG
- a CDS encoding MliC family protein, whose product is MSSLICGRSALLVILIGMTAGCAAERDLPPPLPLVASEPSKDAHSIYTTTYVCDDGARLNVRFMNGPTLEDSRAVVSAGDGAPLVLPQKVAASGIWYATPRHELRGKGRDATWTADRRAAVQCRATE
- a CDS encoding NADH:flavin oxidoreductase, which encodes MADTEILFRPFDLGPLHLPNRIVMAPMTRSFSPGGIVNEDVAAYYRRRAEGGVGLIISEGTGVARPASLNDPNVPRFWGEAELAGWKRVIDEVHAAGGLMAPQLWHVGSARNPMTDWKAPGPIDSPSGLSSPGKRFTEPMTEAAIADTIAAFAQAAADAQRLGFDAIELHGAHGYLIDQFFWSGTNERSDGWGGATLPERSRFAVEILKAVRAAVGPDYPVIIRLSQWKQQDFTARLAATPDEMAAWLEPMADAGADVFHCSQRRFWEPEFEGSDLNFAGWARKLTGKPTITVGSVGLSGEFVAAFRGEGSEPASLDGLVERFERDEFDLVAVGRALLKDPDWVAKIRDGRTTELQAFTREALGTLY
- a CDS encoding crotonase/enoyl-CoA hydratase family protein; this encodes MSASPKLPEFRTLDYAVEDGVAIATFNRPEKMNTFTSAMMYDLLHLFDVTDADDDVRAVIVTGSGRAFCAGADLDSGGDTFDFDRHAGRKNQIAGVHRDGGGQVTLRIYDSLKPVISAVNGAAVGVGATMQLAMDIRLASTAARFGFVFARRGITPEACSSWFLPRLVGMQTALEWVYTGRVFGADEALSRGLVRSLHAPDDLMPAARALAREIADNTAPVSVALARQMMWRLHTADHPMEAHRVDSRAIVSRGKTEDVTEGVTAFLEKRPAAFPAKVSTDMPDFYPWWPDPRFR
- a CDS encoding AMP-binding protein, with the translated sequence MTQSWADAAAGFDFEAMLRQSLAGDLAAMNACVECCDAHAAADPDRVALRYESRDGHGGTMTFGALKEAAGRFANLLAAHGIGAGDRVGGLLPRVPELLVTILGTWRAGAVYQPLFTAFGPKAIEHRTATAGTKLIVTDAQNRDKLNELSVPATIAVIRGGAGAGDLDFDAELAAQSPDFAPVMRQGEDPFLIMFTSGTTGPAKPVMVPLRAIAAFKGYMQLAVGLRADDVFWNIADPGWAYGLYYAVTGPLSLGIATTFYDGPFTAESTYGLIAKLGVTNLAGAPTAYRLLLAAGPELAAPVKGRLRAVSSAGEPLNPEVIRWFAEHLGTVIHDHYGQTELGMVLCNHHDLDHPVQAGAAGFAVPGHRIVVVDEDTLEELPVGQPGILAVDRENSPQFWFQGYWNMPTRSLRGRYYLSGDTVELNEDGSIAFVGRSDDVITSSGYRIGPFDVESALIEHKAVVETAVVGKPDPERTEIVKAFVVLKPAYEPTPELAEELRRHVRARLSAHAYPREIEFVDELPKTPSGKLQRFILRNQEKAKAEAGA
- a CDS encoding peroxiredoxin-like family protein, with the translated sequence MPLTPRAPVPALAVDTLAHGRFDIATARPERMTLIAFYRGLHCPICITQLKELERLVPDFAARGVELIAISSDDADRARQMAERAGVSALRLGHGLDLATARAWGLYISAGRGTTSIGIEEPALFSEPGLFLVRADGTLYYMSVQTMPFARPPAKELLAALDFVIKADYPARGEYQGAL